A portion of the Acidihalobacter yilgarnensis genome contains these proteins:
- a CDS encoding MucB/RseB C-terminal domain-containing protein has protein sequence MRVASIAGLLGGVLLLPAAQAWATPDPAQALFSQMQHAARTLDYRGIFVYQDGASLSTLKVEHAWHGGKEFERLVSQDGARREVLVDGDLVTYVRPSTKSVVIMHRDSRTGLPGRFASEVRATPYYHLVLGETKRIAGQTCRMLVLKPIDQYRYQHRMCVAVDNHLPLESEVIDHQGNPVERLLFTDIKLATDLNPSAFKPPVLGPKYTLRWVKTSGAGSRVDDDSHWSFKPTVLPPGFALRAAQTRRFIAGGDPVRHFVLSDGVATVSVFIATHQHPVQTSPNMERSGALNVLTTDAHGALITIMGEVPRVTVQHIANALTYSKVR, from the coding sequence GTGCGTGTTGCTTCAATTGCCGGCTTGCTCGGCGGAGTTCTCCTGTTGCCGGCCGCTCAGGCTTGGGCTACGCCGGATCCGGCGCAGGCCTTGTTCTCGCAGATGCAGCATGCCGCGCGCACGCTCGATTATCGCGGAATTTTTGTGTATCAGGACGGCGCTTCGTTGAGCACGCTCAAGGTTGAGCACGCTTGGCATGGTGGCAAGGAATTCGAGCGCTTGGTATCGCAGGACGGCGCGCGTCGCGAGGTATTGGTGGACGGCGATCTGGTGACTTATGTGCGCCCTTCCACCAAGTCGGTCGTGATCATGCACCGTGACAGCCGCACAGGTTTGCCGGGGCGCTTTGCCTCCGAGGTCCGTGCGACTCCTTATTATCACTTGGTTCTGGGCGAAACCAAACGCATCGCCGGGCAGACTTGCCGCATGCTGGTGCTCAAGCCGATCGATCAATATCGCTATCAGCACCGGATGTGTGTCGCTGTCGACAATCACCTGCCGCTCGAATCCGAGGTAATCGACCATCAGGGGAATCCCGTCGAACGCCTGCTGTTTACCGATATCAAGCTCGCCACGGATTTGAATCCGTCAGCGTTCAAGCCCCCGGTGCTCGGCCCGAAATACACCTTGCGTTGGGTCAAGACCAGCGGTGCCGGATCGCGTGTCGACGACGATTCACATTGGAGCTTCAAGCCTACCGTCTTGCCCCCAGGCTTCGCCCTGCGCGCTGCGCAGACCCGCCGATTCATTGCGGGCGGCGATCCGGTCCGGCATTTCGTATTGAGTGACGGTGTCGCCACGGTTTCCGTGTTTATCGCCACCCATCAACATCCTGTGCAGACGTCTCCGAACATGGAGCGCAGCGGTGCGCTGAACGTTCTGACAACGGACGCGCATGGCGCCTTGATCACAATCATGGGCGAGGTTCCGCGCGTAACGGTGCAACACATCGCGAACGCGCTGACCTATTCGAAGGTGCGCTGA
- a CDS encoding glutaredoxin family protein: MTTLTLYHREGCHLCDNMADALTPLAAELRFTLAYVDIDADPELRQRFNEKIPVLMVGEDVVCCHFLDEKALRQALTDG; encoded by the coding sequence ATGACGACGCTCACGCTGTATCACCGCGAAGGCTGCCACTTGTGCGACAACATGGCGGATGCACTCACGCCTTTGGCGGCAGAGCTGCGGTTCACGCTTGCGTATGTCGATATAGACGCGGATCCGGAATTGCGGCAGCGTTTCAACGAAAAAATACCGGTGCTGATGGTCGGGGAAGACGTGGTGTGTTGCCACTTTCTGGACGAGAAGGCACTGAGGCAGGCACTAACGGATGGCTAA